From the genome of Sander lucioperca isolate FBNREF2018 chromosome 1, SLUC_FBN_1.2, whole genome shotgun sequence, one region includes:
- the uprt gene encoding uracil phosphoribosyltransferase homolog → MPCHNQQLNNVNTGQEHPMKQVRFANNNNNSSSSSSSSSNVPAVLSDSEPTDATIQLGQDNLGPQLKLLPLNDQIRELQTIIRDKTTSRGDFVFCADRLIRLVVEEGLNQLPYSECTVTTPTGYKYEGVKFERGNCGVSIMRSGEAMEQGLRDCCRSIRIGKILIQSDEETQKAKVYYAKFPPDVYRRKVLLMYPILSTGNTVIEAVRVLIEHGVQPRHIILLSLFSTPHGAKSIIQEFPDITILTTEVHPVAPTHFGQRYFGTD, encoded by the exons ATGCCATGCCACAATCAGCAACTGAACAATGTCAACACTGGCCAGGAGCATCCAATGAAGCAAGTACGATttgcaaacaacaacaacaacagcagcagcagcagcagcagcagtagtaatGTGCCTGCAGTGCTGTCAGACTCTGAACCAACTGATGCCACCATACAACTTGGCCAAGATAACCTGGGACCTCAACTTAAACTGCTCCCTCTGAATGACCAGATCCGTGAATTACAGACTATAATCAGAGACAA GACAACCAGCAGGGGagactttgtgttttgtgctgaTCGATTG ATCCGACTAGTAGTTGAAGAGGGTTTGAATCAGCTCCCGTACTCAGAGTGCACTGTGACCACGCCAACAG GGTACAAGTATGAAGGTGTCAAGTTTGAAAGAGGCAACTGTGGAGTCAGCATAATGAGGAGTG GTGAGGCCATGGAGCAGGGTCTGCGGGACTGCTGCCGCTCCATACGCATTGGCAAGATCCTCATCCAGAGTGATGAGGAGACACAGAAAGCCAAGGTCTACTATGCCAAGTTCCCTCCAGATGTGTACAGAAGAAAAGTGCTGCTCATGTACCCCATCCTTA GTACCGGGAACACTGTGATTGAGGCGGTGAGGGTGCTGATAGAGCACGGAGTCCAGCCCAGACATATTATCCTCCTCAGCCTGTTCTCCACGCCTCACG GAGCCAAATCTATAATCCAGGAGTTCCCCGATATCACCATCTTGACCACAGAGGTCCATCCAGTAGCTCCGACACATTTTGGACAGAGGTACTTTGGCACTGACTAA